From one Lotus japonicus ecotype B-129 chromosome 3, LjGifu_v1.2 genomic stretch:
- the LOC130749280 gene encoding uncharacterized protein LOC130749280: protein MATQALPPPNFSEDAAWLPCWLQNLGKVSQAPSDLAAKDLVPSQENGGGGKDFNAREEDRYKSCHLFLSGDDSSPFSVAPSPGNVFHFSLRLSSDVDSFFYPTQDLNQSHDAVAPSKAVSSQLAQPSKDCREKLHSVSYHRACEQDVLAAPEIVEKDASISPMDITHISDSVRHQQEKSEVDRCKSADVSNAVELSIAASEALVIHDLVKMESVSETSTEAVLEVALRVKQARLEGLEDDFHSSCEESDCSDSLSDLNDSFMEDAYKDIGLSIGVSFEENLCSPAIFQAKGVSSAENYDGRNHKHSDRGLTSQLANFDDKSQPNQLEVHVELEMQQNTDSSLDSVHGESEMHSNDPGLGANTPQDFANALLMPHQYIENNTNVLALNQALALTMDDLTSIKQQNSVNSSFVETSGSSKKENWATYLAPERFRSRWLGGWTSKELDSSSLNRNNAERIPKFVARETSFLTESVDIVPDENSCVLKPDPKCARSSQLSMASESIHNKPDESVLHSQDVVTCSNLSLVDPLCSVVPCSIASEHANDKNHADKENDTEDFVPSTSEFEVDNFQRISDKNFTCDSRDKKIMSILDGEDIPITPIEVVKQMSEKLTRVEHTGLKTYSMILPNQALNLNCNLRPFPTEQSRDGASLSTRIPESPASKQADGNKNEENHLYLVDHTSVKEITDDQSDELKLKETETTQERRSPLILNHRMRRRLVGAKNVVNDISTETNIKQNEVPEAAVQPQQNNNLKELQLECNKIHGRHVRVRKQVRFSEKVEELHQKRKFSKLESSLKRCSSVTAKRPRASKSLTTSVPHKKNSLTNYCRSVVNEFIFKGTEFLLTGLSSQKERDTEALIRNSGGVVLFDIPSPPNSRGKRSSTLSRMQLPIILCRKKLQTIKFLYGCAVGASILKVDWLNDCLASGTILQPEKYMILPNRKDMQWTSIGTAVRHRNRKHVFERVGVMLHGKPSFCTKLACIIKHGGGQVFKTLQWLVRSTDEQRTSVGVIVIEDKATISRHLKHCALERAIPTMPCSWIIESLYLGKLLPFTEENNANSLPFVKVPDVPCAVDMSEEI, encoded by the exons ATGGCCACCCaagctcttcctcctcctaATTTCTCCGAG GATGCAGCTTGGCTTCCATGTTGGCTTCAGAATCTTGGAAAGGTGTCTCAAGCTCCTTCCGACCTAGCAGCGAAG GATCTGGTACCTTCTCAAgagaatggtggtggtggaaaggACTTTAATGCAAGGGAAGAAGATAGATACAAAAGTTGCCATTTATTCTTATCTGGAGATGATAGTTCACCCTTTAGCGTGGCTCCATCTCCTGGAAAT GTATTTCACTTTAGTCTGCGTCTTTCTTCAGATGTTGACTCGTTCTTTTACCCAACCCAAGATTTGAATCAATCTCATGATGCAGTTGCACCAAGTAAAGCAGTGTCATCCCAACTGGCTCAACCTTCCAAGGATTGTAGAGAGAAGTTGCACTCTGTGAGCTACCACCGTGCCTGTGAACAAGATGTGTTGGCTGCCCCTGAAATTGTGGAAAAGGATGCTTCAATATCTCCCATGGATATAACTCATATAAGTGATTCTGTAAGGCATCAGCAAGAAAAATCTGAAGTCGACCGTTGCAAAAGTGCTGATGTTAGtaatgcagttgagctttctatTGCAGCATCAGAGGCATTGGTCATACATGATTTAGTAAAAATGGAATCAGTTTCAGAAACGAGTACAGAAGCTGTACTTGAGGTTGCACTTCGTGTGAAGCAGGCACGACTTGAGGGGTTAGAAGATGACTTCCATTCTTCATGTGAGGAATCTGATTGTAGTGATTCTCTTTCTGATTTGAATGATTCCTTTATGGAAGATGCCTATAAAGATATAGGTTTATCTATTGGTGTTTCCTTTGAGGAAAATCTATGCAGTCCAGCTATATTTCAAGCAAAAGGTGTGTCTAGTGCTGAAAATTATGATGGACGCAACCACAAACATAGTGATAGAGGGCTTACATCCCAACTTGCTAATTTTGATGATAAATCTCAACCAAATCAGTTAGAAGTCCATGTGGAGTTGGAGATGCAGCAAAATACAGACTCATCTCTTGATTCTGTACATGGTGAGAGCGAGATGCATTCTAATGATCCAGGTCTGGGTGCAAATACTCCACAAGATTTTGCAAATGCTCTTCTTATGCCTCATCAATACATAGAGAATAATACCAATGTTTTAGCCCTCAACCAG GCACTTGCTTTGACTATGGATGATCTGACTTCAATCAAGCAACAAAACAGTGTCAACTCTTCATTTGTTGAGACTTCTGGGAGTTCTA AAAAAGAGAATTGGGCAACATACCTAGCTCCAGAGAGATTTAGAAGCCGCTGGTTAGGGGGCTGGACAAGCAAG GAATTAGATTCATCTTCATTGAATCGGAATAATGCAGAACGGATTCCAAAGTTTGTTGCCAGAGAGACAAGCTTTCTCACAGAATCTGTAGATATTGTCCCAGATGAGAACTCTTGTGTGCTGAAACCTGATCCGAAGTGTGCCAGAAGTTCTCAACTAAGTATGGCTTCTGAAAGTATACACAACAAACCTGATGAGAGTGTATTGCATTCTCAAGATGTGGTCACATGTTCTAATCTATCACTGGTTGATCCTCTGTGTTCAGTAGTTCCATGTAGCATTGCTTCAGAACATGCCAATGACAAAAATCATGCTGACAAAGAAAATGATACTGAGGATTTTGTCCCATCTACCTCTGAATTTGAGGTTGACAATTTTCAAAGGATTTCAGATAAGAATTTTACATGTGACAGtagagataaaaaaattatgtctATACTAGATGGGGAAGATATTCCAATTACTCCAATTGAGGTGGTTAAACAAATGAGTGAAAAGTTAACTAGGGTTGAGCATACGGGTCTTAAGACTTATAGCATGATTTTGCCAAACCAAGCTCTTAACCTAAATTGTAATTTGAGACCATTTCCCACTGAGCAGAGTAGGGATGGTGCATCTTTGAGTACTAGGATTCCCGAGTCTCCTGCATCCAAGCAAGCAGATGGAaacaaaaatgaagaaaatcatcTATATTTGGTTGATCATACGTCAGTTAAAGAAATAACAGATGACCAGAGTGATGAGTTAAAACTAAAGGAGACAGAAACGACACAAGAAAGGAGGTCACCTCTTATTCTAAACCACAGGATGCGCCGCCGCTTGGTTGGTGCTAAAAATGTTGTAAATGATATCAGTACAGAAACAAATATAAAACAGAATGAAGTACCAGAAGCTGCCGTTCAGCCTCAACAGAACAATAACCTTAAGGAGCTACAGCTTGAGTGCAATAAAATTCATGGTAGACATGTTAGAGTCAGAAAGCAAGTACGTTTCTCAGAAAAAGTGGAGGAACTTCATCaaaaaaggaaattttcaaAGTTGGAATCTTCACTTAAAAGAT GTTCATCTGTTACAGCAAAAAGGCCACGGGCATCGAAATCATTGACCACTTCTGTACCTCATAAGAAAAACTCTTTAACAAATTATTGCAGAAGTGTAGTGaatgaatttatatttaaaGGTACAGAGTTCCTCCTCACTGGATTATCTAGTCAGAAGGAAAGGGACACGGAAGCACTTATAAGAAATTCTGGTGGGGTGGTACTTTTTGAtattccttctcctccaaattCAAGGGGAAAAAGAAGTTCAACCTTATCTCGTATGCAGCTTCCTATTATTCTATGTAGGAAAAAG CTACAAACCATCAAGTTCTTGTATGGCTGTGCTGTTGGTGCCTCAATACTAAAAGTTGATTGGCTTAACGATTGTCTTGCCTCTGGAACTATTTTACAACCTGAGAA ATACATGATTCTTCCAAATCGAAAGGACATGCAATGGACCAGTATTGGGACGGCAGTTCGTCATAGAAACCGAAAGCATGTTTTTGAAAGAGTAGGTGTTATGCTTCACGGGAAGCCTAGCTTCTGCACCAAATTAGCATGTATTATTAAG CATGGAGGTGGACAGGTGTTCAAAACTCTTCAATGGTTAGTACGGAGCACTGATGAACAGAGGACTTCGGTGGGAGTTATTGTCATTGAAGATAAGGCTACGATATCACGTCATCTGAAGCACTGCGCTCTGGAGAGGGCTATTCCTACTATG CCTTGTAGCTGGATCATTGAGAGCTTATATTTGGGAAAGTTGCTTCCATTCACGGAAGAAAACAACGCAAATTCATTGCCATTTGTTAAAGTCCCTGATGTTCCATGTGCTGTGGATATGAGTGaagaaatataa